One Aphidius gifuensis isolate YNYX2018 linkage group LG5, ASM1490517v1, whole genome shotgun sequence genomic region harbors:
- the LOC122857424 gene encoding uncharacterized protein LOC122857424, which yields MKEQGRNKTTPTGIKGEFDEDITIVLESIKEEVLDEGEKNSKISRDKQPIIVEQQQKHSTIVKNQQQSQQQQPEIIEIKSESIIDHQTNNNEPEKIAEQIPYCSTNLDNSGYPGFIEAIRQAKGKKKSPDVSFQMLFSCFPESVITQHDIHLNKWWNYCLIGKKDPLETDLSVFIGYLEKKLDAGASCEDLKSISSTVCLIASDKMANQIHSLSFLFLEFAKYSFVNTNSYQTPELSCQNKSKVSSKMQDKSKISSVQIENVKKSKLPELIDISDDDLDTESPATLLEKSNNNEPTNLKKNSVFLQKAVDSSQLIPPLIKAPAILLCPASKKKVGKNNEIKELVPGSINGQQTQVVEVLENNKENQQITIKCKSLKQQSLMKITYAVIDDESDSENEKSPTITMPIPEKQQDEIIQQQPSTLSAANKNQENNLTNNVAPSTTPLLTPSKLNTSAFECSSNPLAQNIVKTSGNLQSGSSLVNVVRKSQQHQQQLLANDTHAINSPTKTTEIESPISSENLPIHHNTHPLPPCQLNTNALVCSSKALAQNKVETGDNLQSGSSLVNAVQKKAQQQQQQTQKVRLYFKKKSPVKPVNENQSPDKPENFDKPDTESIPDLSDRSVNSDNSYNEMEATSHTAYLQKVIDNPQTTIVQHQIEGNIVSILAVMSKDEQRLITFDIPNEKCTVNDLLEQAGISFNETTTVSLVKDPILKINYVVESEDGSALECSSNILEQNIVKTSGDSQSGLLLVNVVQKSQQHQQQLLVNDTHAIDSSAKTTEIESPISSENVPIHHNTQPSTPCEINTSVSESSSTGINKNIVEKTANSKTELQLSNEALKNQQQQQQAEREADTIVDLTQTSDNDDENIRKSLKLQSALKCRTVKIGSYKYTPEDNVIINTFGLILSVPLLEDETETVKVHVQYKDIYKVLIHSTSSKPILFFYTNTITGSKIRKLLGMNNPKGLYFDPAGEDQTHKRIILFPKLLKSNSINILKKLFSSNTCVKELSAKEANAILLKGALLKKSNNSSSNIGKRQTTIGTTNNIVKNSAIHPAVSLKGDDSNKSITEAECEKLSCINKDTNANDKNNDESNNKNDKLKDNGSRQKTSPVIIEKTKLDQSQSAQNDEFDKQIASNNNIKIITNSDNTFSNTICLTLTSKNLLSLDKNDITSSDNDSQGSIENRINNNKRKHSQLEITAKEENSNKILPSERKFLK from the exons AATTTGATGAAGATATTACTATTGTACTGGAATCCATAAAAGAAGAAGTGTTGGATGAAggtgaaaaaaattctaaaatttcaaGAGATAAACAACCAATAATAGttgaacaacaacaaaaacactcaacaatagttaaaaatcaacaacaaagtcaacaacaacaacctgaaattattgaaataaaatcagAATCAATAATTGATCATCAAACTAACAATAATGAACCAGAAAAG ATTGCTGAACAAATACCATATTGTTCAACGAATTTAGATAATTCTGGTTATCCTGGTTTCATAGAGGCAATAAGACAGgcaaaagggaaaaaaaaatcccctGATGTATCATTTCAAATGCTTTTTTCATGTTTTCCTGAATCAGTCATAACACAGCATGATATTCATCTAAATAAATGGtggaattattgtttaattgggAAAAAAGATCCACTAGAAACTGATTTATCAGTGTTCATTGgctatcttgaaaaaaaactagatGCTGGTGCATCATGTGAggatttaaaatcaatttcatcGACAGTTTGTCTTATTGCATCTGATAAGATGGCAAATCAAATTCACTcattgagttttttatttttagaatttgcTAAATATTCTTTTGTAAATACAAATAGTTACCAAACACCAGAATTGTCatgtcaaaataaatcaaaagtaTCGTCAAAAATGCaagataaatcaaaaatatcatcagtaCAAATtgagaatgtaaaaaaatcgaaattacctgaattaattgatatatcaGATGATGATTTAGATACTGAATCGCCAGCGACATTGTTAGAAAAGTCAAATAACAATGAgccaacaaatttaaaaaaaaatagtgtgtTTTTACAAAAAGCAGTTGATAGTTCTCAGTTGATACCACCATTAATAAAAGCTCCAGCAATATTACTATGCCCAGCGTCAAAGAAAAAAgttggtaaaaataatgaaataaaagaacTAGTACCTGGATCTATTAACGGTCAACAAACACAAGTAGTTGAGGtactagaaaataataaagaaaatcagcagataacaattaaatgtaaatcTCTAAAACAG caatcattaatgaaaataacttATGCcgttattgatgatgaatcggactcagaaaatgaaaaatctccAACAATAACAATGCCAATTCCAGAAAAACAACAAGATGAAATCATACAACAGCAACCGTCAACACTATCAGCAGCAAATAagaatcaagaaaataatctTACAAATAATGTTGCACCATCAACCACACCATTACTAACACCAAGTAAATTGAATACAAGTGCCTTTGAGTGCTCAAGTAATCCACTAGCACAAAACATAGTTAAAACGAGTGGTAATTTACAAAGTGGATCATCATTAGTTAATGTAGTTCGAAAGtcacaacaacaccaacaacaactaTTAGCAAATGATACTCATGCAATTAATTCTCCTACAAAAACAACAGAAATTGAATCACCAATATCATCAGAAAACTTACCGATACATCATAATACACATCCATTGCCACCATGTCAATTGAATACAAATGCTTTAGTGTGCTCAAGTAAAGCACTGGCACAAAATAAAGTTGAAACAGGTGATAATTTACAAAGTGGATCATCATTAGTTAATGCAGTTCAAAAAAAggcacaacaacaacaacaacaaacacaaaaagttcgattatattttaaaaaaaaatcaccagTAAAACCAGTTAATGAAAATCAATCACCAGATAAACCTGAAAATTTCGATAAACCAGATACTGAATCAATACCAGATTTATCTGATAGATCAGTAAATTCTGATAATTCATATAATGAAATGGAAGCAACAAGTCATACTGCATATTTACAAAAAGTCATTGATAATCCACAAACAACAATTGTACAGCATCAAATTGAAGGTAATATTGTTAGTATTTTGGCTGTTATGTCAAAAGATGAACAGAGATTAATAACATTTGATAtaccaaatgaaaaatgtacTGTTAATGATTTACTTGAACAGGCTGGTATATCATttaatgaaacaacaacagtaTCACTTGTTAAAGatccaatattaaaaataaattatgttgtTGAAAGTGAAGATGGTAGTGCCTTAGAGTGCTCAAGTAATATACTAGAACAAAACATAGTTAAAACGAGTGGTGATTCACAAAGtggattattattagttaatgtAGTTCAAAAGtcacaacaacaccaacaacaactaTTAGTAAATGATACTCATGCAATTGATTCTTCTGCAAAAACAACAGAAATTGAATCACCAATATCATCAGAAAACGTACCAATACATCATAATACACAACCATCAACACCATGTGAAATAAATACAAGTGTATCAGAGAGCTCGAGTACaggaataaacaaaaatattgttgaaaaaactGCTAATTCAAAAACTGAATTACAGTTAAGTAATGAAGCTCTAAAaaatcaacagcaacaacaacaggctGAAAGGGAAGCTGATACAATTGTTGATTTAACACAAACtagtgataatgatgatgaaaatattcgTAAAAGCTTAAAACTGCAGTCAGCATTAAAGTGTCGTACTGTTAAAATTGGATCTTATAAATATACACCAGAGGATAATGTCATCATAAATACATTTGGTTTAATATTATCAGTACCATTACTTGAGGATGAAACTGAAACAGTTAAAGTACATGTTCAATATAAAGATATTTATAAAGTCTTGATACATTCTACTTCATCAAagccaatattatttttctacacAAATACAATAACTGGTTCTAAAATACGTAAATTACTAGGTATGAATAATCCAAAAGGACTATATTTTGATCCAGCTGGTGAAGATCAAACTCacaaaagaataatattattcccaaaattattaaaaagcaaTTCAAttaacatattaaaaaaattattttcatcaaatacgTGCGTCAAAGAATTAAGTGCAAAAGAAGCTAATGCTATATTATTGAAAGGTGCattactaaaaaaatcaaataattcatcatcaaacaTCGGTAAAAGACAAACAACAATTGGTACTaccaataatattgttaaaaattcgGCTATTCATCCGGCAGTATCACTAAAAGGtgatgattcaaataaatcaattacagAAGCTGAATGTGAAAAGTTATCATGTATCAATAAAGATACAAATGCTAACGATAAAAACAATgatgaatcaaataataaaaatgataaattaaaggATAATGGTAGCAGACAAAAAACATCACctgttattattgaaaaaacgaaGTTGGATCAAAGTCAATCAGCACAAAATGATGAGTTTGATAAACAGATAgcaagcaataataatattaaaatcattaccAATTCTGATAATACTTTTTCGAATACAATTTGCCTAACACTgacaagtaaaaatttattatcacttgataaaaatgatataactAGTTCTGATAATGATAGTCAAGGCAGTATTGAAaatagaattaataataataaacgtaAACATTCACAGCTAGAAATAACAGCTAAGgaagaaaattcaaataaaattttaccctcagaaagaaaatttttaaaataa